One window of Deltaproteobacteria bacterium genomic DNA carries:
- a CDS encoding archease yields MPYTYLEHGADVGIRSEGRRLEEAIEAGAEAMLGVMFDLDSVRERIAVTIRAQAPTPELLFV; encoded by the coding sequence ATGCCGTACACATACCTGGAACACGGCGCCGACGTCGGCATACGCTCCGAGGGGCGACGGCTCGAAGAGGCCATAGAGGCCGGGGCCGAGGCCATGCTGGGCGTCATGTTCGACCTCGACAGCGTGAGGGAGAGGATAGCGGTGACCATCAGGGCGCAGGCGCCGACGCCCGAGCTCCTCTTCGT